GAACCGGAAATCTATTCGCCTACTGTCCTAAAAACGTTTATTACTCTGGCCCAGCAGAAAAACCTGTCCAATTACCCGATACACATCAAACTGGATACCGGTATGCATCGTCTGGGTTTTGAGGAAAACAATCTCGATGATCTGATCTCTGTTTTAAAAAATAACAATTTTGTCTCCGTTAAAAGTATCTTCTCCCACCTTTCGGCGAGCGACGGACCGGAATTCAACGATTTCACGTTACAGCAGATCCATACGTTTGACCGATGGTCGCAAAAAATTGTATCGGAACTGAACATCACCCCTATCCGCCATATCCTGAACACATCCGGAATTTACAATTTCCCGGATTATCAGTTCGACATGGTACGCCTGGGTATCGGACTATACGGCGTAGGAAATGATGAGGAAGAAATGAAACACCTGGAAAATGTAGGCACGTTAAAAACCGTTATCCTGCAAACCAAAGAAATTCAGGCCGGTGAAAGTGTGGGCTACAGCCGGAAATTCATGGCAACCCAAACCACTAAAACCGCTACAATTCCCATTGGCTATGCCGACGGAATCCCAAGAAGCTGGGGCAATCAGAAAGGTTATGTGATGATTAAAAACCAGAAAGCGCCCATAATCGGCAATATTTGCATGGACATGTTAATGGTCGATATTACCGGTATTGACTGTAAAGAAGGCGATACGGTAATCATTTTTGGCCAGCAGCCAAGAGTAACCGAAATTGCAAAAACCATTGGCACCATACCCTACGAAATACTGACCAGCATCTCGCACCGGGTAAAACGCATTTTCTTTAAAGAATAAAAAAGACTACTAAAATTGTTAAATTTTTAATCCGTTTTACTACTTTAGTACTAACAAAAATTATTAACTAAAACATTTTAGGTATGGGAATGCTATCAGAATTTAAAGAATTTGCCATGAAAGGCAACGTTGTTGATCTTGCAATCGGGGTGATCATTGGTGGTGCTTTCGGTAAAATTGTAAGTTCATTTATCGATGATGTAATTACACCTTTACTGTTAAAACCGGCATTGGAAGCTGCTAATTTATCAAAAATTGAAGAGCTTACCATTTTTGGAGGAGTCAAGTACGGTATGTTTTTATCGGCTGTCATTAATTTTGTGATTGTTGCATTCGTGCTGTTCTTATTAATCAAGGGAATCAATGCTTCCAAGAAAAAAGAAGCGCCGGCTCCAACCGCTCCGGCTGGTCCTACTCAGGAAGAATTATTGGCTGAAATCCGTGATTTATTGAAAAAATAATCCGCTACACACATATTCTAACCTAAACCGTCCCGGTGTGGACGGTTTTTTTATTTATTGTTATTTTAACCGCATTATTATTTACTTTTGTCATACTAAAAATTTAACTAAAACACATAATATCAAAATGAAAGTAGCCGTTGTAGGAGCCACCGGAATGGTTGGTGAAGTAATGTTACAATTACTGGCAGAAAGAAATTTTCCCGTAACTGAATTAATCCCCGTAGCATCAGAAAAGTCTGTTGGGAAGCAGATTGATTTTAAGGGAAAGAAGTACGCTGTAGTAGGATTACAAACAGCGGTTGAAATGCGTCCTGATATTGCTGTTTTTTCAGCCGGAGGCGAAACCTCTTTAGCCTGGGCACCAAAATTTGCCGAAGCCGGTACTACCGTTATCGACAACTCTTCTGCATGGCGAATGGACCAGACTAAAAAACTGATCGTTCCGGAAATCAACGCTTCGGTATTGACCAAAGAAGACAAAATTATTGCCAATCCAAACTGTTCGACCATCCAGATGGTGATGGTCCTGGCACCTTTACATAAAAAATACGGCATTAAACGAGTTGTTGTTTCGACCTATCAGTCCATTACCGGAACGGGAGTAAAAGCCGTAAAACAACTGGAAAACGAATTTGCCGGTATACAGGGAGAAATGGCCTATCCCTATCCAATTCACCGCAATGCCATTCCGCAGTGTGATGTTTTTGAAGAAAACGGGTATACGAAAGAAGAAATGAAGCTGGTTCGTGAAACACAGAAAATCATGGACGACAAAACGATTGCTGTTACAGCAACTGCCATCCGTATTCCGGTGGTGGGCGGCCACAGTGAAGCGGTAAACATCCAGTTTGAAAATGATTTCGACATAAACGAAGTACGCGCTATCCTGCACAACACACCGGGTGTGGTGATACAGGACAACCCGGATACCAAAACATACCCAATGCCTTTATATGCCCACGGAAAAGACGATGTATTTGTGGGCAGAATCCGTCGCGACGAAAGTCAGCCGAACACCCTAAACATGTGGATCGTTTCCGACAACCTGCGCAAAGGAGCCGCAACAAACACCATCCAGATCGCAGAATACCTTGTAGCGAACAAGTTAGTATAATATCACTTTTGAAACATATTGACCGTTTTATTTTGGCAAAACATAAATTTTGTTAAAATAAAACGGTTTTCTTTTTTTGGTTTTCTATATTTGCAGGGAATGAAA
This region of Flavobacterium inviolabile genomic DNA includes:
- the mscL gene encoding large conductance mechanosensitive channel protein MscL, which gives rise to MGMLSEFKEFAMKGNVVDLAIGVIIGGAFGKIVSSFIDDVITPLLLKPALEAANLSKIEELTIFGGVKYGMFLSAVINFVIVAFVLFLLIKGINASKKKEAPAPTAPAGPTQEELLAEIRDLLKK
- a CDS encoding aspartate-semialdehyde dehydrogenase, producing MKVAVVGATGMVGEVMLQLLAERNFPVTELIPVASEKSVGKQIDFKGKKYAVVGLQTAVEMRPDIAVFSAGGETSLAWAPKFAEAGTTVIDNSSAWRMDQTKKLIVPEINASVLTKEDKIIANPNCSTIQMVMVLAPLHKKYGIKRVVVSTYQSITGTGVKAVKQLENEFAGIQGEMAYPYPIHRNAIPQCDVFEENGYTKEEMKLVRETQKIMDDKTIAVTATAIRIPVVGGHSEAVNIQFENDFDINEVRAILHNTPGVVIQDNPDTKTYPMPLYAHGKDDVFVGRIRRDESQPNTLNMWIVSDNLRKGAATNTIQIAEYLVANKLV